The Leadbetterella byssophila DSM 17132 DNA window CAATAGGCAACGATGAGTTTTCCGTAACTCCTGCAATAGGAATCCAAAGATTCACAAAAGGAGGTATGTAGTTCGCCTCGTCCACTCTTTCATACACATCCTTATGTGGAGGATTGAAATCATTAGAACCAGGCCTGTTGATTCTCACAATAATATGAAGCTCCTTTCCATCTTCCGGATTGATATCTGTCAATCCAAAACCCAAAATAGCTTCGAACTTAGGCAGTATGGATTTTACAGGGAAGTTAAAATCTTCAGCAAAAAGGTCCCTTGTCCTACGAACTACTTTATAATGGTCTTCACTATTCTTAACCAAATGATGGTAATTCTCCAGCACAAAATCTGCAGGAACCTCCAAGTTCAACTCCTCTCGGATCAGAGCCGCAACACTGTTCGTCAAACCTTCTTTTAGATAAGCAAACTCAGATTCACTCAAGAATGGTTTAACCGTATATCCTTCCTGATACCAATCTTGATGATAAACGATGTCCGTATCTTCGCGAGATAAACGCTCATTTTTACCACACTTAAACTCAGGAGAACCCTCTACTGAAAATTCATACGACTCATTACCTATCGTATAGCTTAAACGACGACTCATGATTTATATATGGGGAATAATTGCGCGAATTTTATAATTTTTTCGCGCAATACCAATTTACTCTACTAGCTTTTCTTCATTTATTTAGTGAAAGGCTGAACACCTGTATGATAAAAAATGAAACCGTAAATATCTGCCGTTAATTCAAGCATCTTTTGGGTATTACTTGAACCATGACCGGATTGCGTTTCCACCCTGATCAACAGAGGATTTTTACTGGACTTACCAGCCTTTTCTTGCAAGGTTGCCGCATACTTGAAAGAGTGCGCAGGAACCACCCTGTCATCATGATCTGCTGTAGTTATCAGTGTAGCCGGATAATTCACACCCTCCCTAATATTATGCATAGGAGAATAAGCATAAATGGCTTTAAACTCTTCCGGATTATCCGCTGAACCATAATCGGCTACCCAGTTCCACCCAATAGTAAACTTATGGAAACGAAGCATATCCATAACACCCACCTCTGGAATGGCTACTTTCGCCAAATCAGGTCTTTGGTTTACTACAGCCCCAACGAGCAAACCTCCGTTAGATGCTCCCCTGAGCGCCAAATGCTCGTTATCACAGAATTTATTTTGGATTAAATATTCTGCTGCTGCTATAAAATCGTCATAAACATTTTGCTTTTTTAACTTGGTACCCTGTTCATGCCAGCTTTCCCCGTATTCTCCACCTCCTCTGATATTGGCTTGAGCATAAACTCCGCCTTCCTCTAAAAACGGGATCAACATGGCTGAAAATGCAGGTTGTAGAGTTACGTTAAAACCTCCATATCCATAAA harbors:
- a CDS encoding phytanoyl-CoA dioxygenase family protein, which produces MSRRLSYTIGNESYEFSVEGSPEFKCGKNERLSREDTDIVYHQDWYQEGYTVKPFLSESEFAYLKEGLTNSVAALIREELNLEVPADFVLENYHHLVKNSEDHYKVVRRTRDLFAEDFNFPVKSILPKFEAILGFGLTDINPEDGKELHIIVRINRPGSNDFNPPHKDVYERVDEANYIPPFVNLWIPIAGVTENSSLPIAPGSHLISEDQVCRTFDGAVVEGNKYRVRMIESWGGSTHLERAKVKDGDVLFFSGHLIHGLAVNAEPDMTRVALEFRLFKKD